One Rhizobiales bacterium GAS188 DNA window includes the following coding sequences:
- a CDS encoding SSU ribosomal protein S8P: MAINDPLGDMLTRIRNAQMRKRTKVSTPGSKLRARVLDVLQAEGYIRGYNSTEFGDGRTEFEVELKYYDGQPVIREIARVSKPGRRVYSTVTTMPRVANGLGMAILSTPLGVMADHEARERHVGGEVLCTIF; encoded by the coding sequence ATGGCGATCAACGATCCTCTCGGTGATATGCTGACCCGCATTCGCAACGCGCAGATGCGCAAGCGGACCAAGGTCTCCACCCCCGGCTCGAAGCTTCGCGCTCGCGTCCTCGACGTGCTGCAGGCGGAAGGCTATATCCGCGGCTACAACTCGACGGAGTTCGGCGATGGCCGCACCGAGTTCGAGGTGGAGCTCAAATATTATGACGGCCAGCCCGTCATCCGCGAAATCGCGCGGGTGTCGAAGCCGGGCCGGCGCGTCTATTCGACCGTGACCACGATGCCGCGCGTGGCGAACGGCCTCGGCATGGCCATCCTGTCCACGCCGCTCGGCGTCATGGCCGACCATGAGGCGCGCGAGCGCCATGTGGGCGGCGAGGTGCTCTGCACCATATTCTGA
- a CDS encoding SSU ribosomal protein S14P, giving the protein MAKKSAIENNKRRMRLTKQYAAKRAALKALAADENLSVEERFQARVKLAELPRNGSQTRVRLRCEVSGRPRGVYRKLKLSRIALRDLGSSGMIPGLVKSSW; this is encoded by the coding sequence ATGGCGAAGAAAAGCGCGATCGAGAACAATAAGAGGCGCATGCGGCTTACCAAGCAGTATGCGGCGAAGCGTGCGGCGTTGAAGGCGCTCGCGGCCGACGAGAACCTGTCGGTCGAGGAGCGCTTCCAGGCGCGCGTCAAGCTCGCCGAGCTGCCCCGCAACGGCAGCCAGACGCGGGTGCGCCTGCGCTGCGAGGTGTCCGGGCGGCCCCGCGGCGTCTACCGCAAGCTCAAGTTGAGCCGTATCGCACTACGCGATCTGGGTTCGAGCGGGATGATACCCGGCCTCGTGAAGTCGAGCTGGTAA
- a CDS encoding large subunit ribosomal protein L5 — protein sequence MAEAKAAADKAAKAEKTVPQSPKDAERAEKAAAKVAKAAKAAKAGKADGKKSARPRMPEGYQPRLRKFYAEVVAPKLVEEFGYKNKMQVPTITKVVLNMGVGEGVNDRKKVENAAADLSLIAGQKAVVTRSRKAIATYKLRENQPIGARVTLRKAQMFEFIDRLVTVALPRARDFRGLNPKSFDGRGNFALGIKEHIIFPEINYDKIDQVWGLDVVVCTSAKTDDEARALLRAFNFPFRQ from the coding sequence ATGGCTGAGGCAAAAGCGGCCGCCGACAAGGCGGCAAAAGCCGAGAAGACGGTCCCGCAGTCGCCGAAGGACGCCGAGCGCGCCGAGAAGGCTGCCGCCAAGGTCGCCAAGGCGGCGAAAGCCGCGAAGGCGGGGAAGGCCGACGGCAAGAAATCGGCGCGGCCGCGGATGCCCGAGGGCTATCAGCCGCGTCTGCGCAAGTTCTACGCCGAAGTGGTGGCGCCGAAGCTCGTCGAGGAGTTCGGTTACAAGAACAAGATGCAGGTGCCCACCATCACCAAGGTGGTGCTCAACATGGGTGTCGGCGAAGGCGTCAATGACCGCAAGAAGGTCGAGAACGCAGCTGCCGACCTGTCGCTGATCGCCGGCCAGAAGGCCGTCGTGACGCGCTCGCGCAAGGCGATTGCCACCTACAAGCTGCGCGAGAACCAGCCGATCGGCGCCAGGGTCACCTTGCGCAAGGCGCAGATGTTCGAATTCATCGACCGCCTTGTGACGGTGGCGCTGCCGCGCGCCCGCGATTTCCGCGGCCTCAATCCCAAGAGCTTCGACGGGCGCGGCAATTTCGCGCTCGGCATCAAGGAGCACATCATTTTCCCCGAGATCAACTACGACAAGATCGATCAGGTCTGGGGGCTCGACGTCGTGGTTTGCACCTCGGCGAAGACCGATGACGAAGCGCGCGCGCTCTTGCGGGCGTTCAACTTCCCGTTCCGGCAGTGA